DNA from Candidatus Zixiibacteriota bacterium:
TATTTGTATTTTCAGCCGGCGCTTACGCCAGCTCGCTTCATCCCAGAATCGAAGCCAGGCTCAAGGCCGAGGGACGCTGGGATGATTATGTCGAAAGTATGAATGAAGCTTATGAGCGCGGGGTTAATCGGCCTCCCGATCTCCCCCTCACTCAACATCACAAGATTTCTCTCGGGTCCGGCCCCGATACGGCAAGATTGATCATTCTCCTGGTTGAATTTTCCGACAATCTCGCTTCCGATGATGTTTATGGTGATTCAGCTTATTTCAAGAATATGGTATCTTCAGAAGGACTATTAGAGAACGGAAGTATGAAGGAATTCTATAAAGAAAATTCCTATGGTCAGTTCGTGGTTGAGGGCGATGTGTATGGCTGGATGATGATGCCATTCACTTATGATTACTATGTAAATGGTTCACGAGGCTTTGGAGGGCCTTATCCCAATAATGCCCAGAGACTTGTCGAAGATGCAGTCATGATGGCCGACTATTACGTGGATTATTCGAAGTATTATGATCCGGACGGCAACGGTGTCATCGACGGTTTGGTGGTTGTCCATGCCGGTGCCGGCTTTGAAACGACCGGTGATTCCAACATGATCCATTCACACAAGTGGAATACTAGCAGTCCCGTTGAAACAAATGACGGTGTTTATTGCTATACGTACAACATGAATCCCGAGGAGGAGGCCTCTCCACAGGGGGGTAATACACTGGTCAAAATCGGGGTGTTCTGCCATGAGTTCGGGCATACACTGGGGTTGCCTGACCTGTACGATACCGATTACAGTTCCAGTGGTATCGGCAAGTGGTCGCTTATGGCGGGTGGCAGTTACAACGGGCAGAGCGAAATTCCGGCTCAGTTCGATGCCTGGTGCAAATATCGTCTCGGCTGGGTGACGCCGGATTTGATCACCGAAAACGAAATCGGCCATGAATTTCCGCCTTTCGCAACTTCGGGGCATGTCGCCCGGATCTGGACTGACGGCGATGATGACGGTCACCAGTATTACCTGATTTACAATAATAACAGGCTCGGGTTCAACAAGGCCACCCCGGGTGAGGGGCTGATGATTCTGCATGTGGACCAGTCACAATTCCACAACCGTACCGAGTACAAATACCTGGTTGCGGTCGAGCAGGCCGACGGTGATTTCGATCTGGAAGAAAATCGCAATGGCGGTGACAGTGGCGATCCTTATCCGGGTGCGTCAGGTGCCAGGGAATTTTCTGAAATGACAGTGCCATCATCATTGAGCAATACAAATGACACCACTTATGTGGCTGTCTGGGGTATTTCCGACTCGGATTCGATCATGACAGCCAACCTGGATATAAATTATACCCGGCCACGACTGGAACTGCTCGATTACTATGTGGAAGAATTTGAAGGCAACGGCAACGGCTATATCGAACCGGGCGAGAAAGCCGGCGTGTTTCTCAGCCTGATTAATTATCGGGCCGATGCTGAAAGTTTATATGTTTATACCTCAGTCGACAACGATCAGCTTGTCGTGGAAGATTCCGCATTCCTCCTGGGTGATCTGGCTTCCGGAGCTCAAATCGACAATTTAGCTGACCCGATTTTGATCGATGTTCCTGAAACGGCTGATCCGTCGATAACTGAAATAAATATCCGCGTTCTGGACAAAACCGAGACAGATTCTGTCAATATAAACGAAATTATTAATATCGGTGGCAAGGCGGCGACTGTGCTCCTTGTCGACCAGGATGACAACAATCCCAATAATTTTGAGACCAGGTATATGCATGTGCTGGACAGCCTGCGTATCCCTTACGAGCTTTATTCCCGCGATAACAACGGTACG
Protein-coding regions in this window:
- a CDS encoding M6 family metalloprotease domain-containing protein, which codes for MNSKTNIKHLFLLAVLVFVFSAGAYASSLHPRIEARLKAEGRWDDYVESMNEAYERGVNRPPDLPLTQHHKISLGSGPDTARLIILLVEFSDNLASDDVYGDSAYFKNMVSSEGLLENGSMKEFYKENSYGQFVVEGDVYGWMMMPFTYDYYVNGSRGFGGPYPNNAQRLVEDAVMMADYYVDYSKYYDPDGNGVIDGLVVVHAGAGFETTGDSNMIHSHKWNTSSPVETNDGVYCYTYNMNPEEEASPQGGNTLVKIGVFCHEFGHTLGLPDLYDTDYSSSGIGKWSLMAGGSYNGQSEIPAQFDAWCKYRLGWVTPDLITENEIGHEFPPFATSGHVARIWTDGDDDGHQYYLIYNNNRLGFNKATPGEGLMILHVDQSQFHNRTEYKYLVAVEQADGDFDLEENRNGGDSGDPYPGASGAREFSEMTVPSSLSNTNDTTYVAVWGISDSDSIMTANLDINYTRPRLELLDYYVEEFEGNGNGYIEPGEKAGVFLSLINYRADAESLYVYTSVDNDQLVVEDSAFLLGDLASGAQIDNLADPILIDVPETADPSITEINIRVLDKTETDSVNINEIINIGGKAATVLLVDQDDNNPNNFETRYMHVLDSLRIPYELYSRDNNGT